From one Ferrovibrio sp. MS7 genomic stretch:
- a CDS encoding aminotransferase-like domain-containing protein: protein MTIWTPNLEQFPGPRYQALATAIETAVRSGELPPGSRLPPQRDLAWKLGVTVGTVSRGYMLAEQKGLLSGEVGRGTFVRTSNDDSPASEALGELAPVQSLRLPSLIELSHNEPMLPDYDAILRRSLRTLAARGGLEHLLGYSRSLGDPAHRAAAAQWIGRTGLKLSPEQVIATAGAQQAIAIVMIALVEPGETVLVESLTYGGIHENARLRSATLHAVAMDEHGMLPDALDEAVRETGARMVMLQPTIHNPTNATMPLERRQAIIDVARRHDLTIVEDDVYGFIISERPLPIAALAPERTIYITSASKCMAPGLRVGWLAAPLALIERFADAQHAVAVNNPRLNQEIVRQWIEDGTAAAMLEQLRVETAARQQLAAEIFAGYRLKSHPASLHCFVELPEPWQSNDFTAQALMQGVRIAGCTSFVPDHRQNPAPWVRVSLAPSPSREELTEGLRRLRGLLDRRPEARRGVV from the coding sequence ATGACAATATGGACGCCCAACCTCGAACAATTCCCTGGCCCGCGCTACCAGGCATTGGCCACGGCCATCGAAACCGCTGTCCGCTCCGGCGAATTGCCGCCCGGCAGCCGCCTGCCGCCGCAGCGCGATCTGGCCTGGAAGCTGGGCGTCACGGTTGGCACGGTGAGTCGCGGCTACATGCTGGCCGAGCAGAAGGGCCTGCTTTCCGGCGAGGTCGGGCGCGGCACCTTCGTGCGCACCAGCAACGACGACTCGCCGGCGAGCGAAGCGCTTGGCGAGCTGGCGCCGGTGCAAAGCCTGCGCCTGCCCAGCCTGATCGAGCTGTCGCATAACGAACCGATGCTGCCCGACTACGATGCCATCCTGCGGCGCTCGCTGCGCACCCTGGCGGCGCGCGGTGGCCTTGAGCATCTGCTCGGCTACAGCCGCAGCCTCGGCGATCCGGCGCACCGCGCGGCAGCCGCGCAATGGATCGGCCGCACCGGGCTCAAGCTTTCGCCCGAACAGGTGATCGCCACTGCCGGGGCGCAACAGGCTATCGCCATCGTGATGATTGCTCTGGTCGAACCGGGCGAGACCGTGCTGGTGGAAAGCCTGACCTATGGCGGCATCCATGAGAATGCCCGGCTGCGCTCGGCAACGCTGCATGCTGTGGCGATGGATGAGCACGGCATGCTGCCCGACGCGCTGGACGAAGCCGTGCGCGAGACCGGCGCCCGCATGGTGATGCTGCAGCCGACCATCCATAATCCGACCAATGCTACCATGCCGCTGGAACGCCGCCAGGCGATCATCGACGTAGCGCGGCGGCATGACCTCACCATCGTCGAGGACGATGTGTACGGCTTCATCATCTCTGAGCGGCCCTTGCCAATCGCCGCGCTGGCGCCGGAGCGCACCATCTACATCACCAGTGCCTCGAAATGCATGGCGCCGGGCCTGCGGGTCGGCTGGCTGGCGGCGCCGCTGGCGCTGATCGAGCGTTTCGCCGATGCGCAGCATGCCGTCGCCGTGAATAACCCGCGGCTCAACCAGGAAATCGTGCGGCAATGGATCGAGGACGGCACCGCCGCAGCGATGCTGGAGCAATTGCGCGTCGAAACCGCTGCGCGCCAGCAGCTTGCCGCCGAGATCTTCGCCGGCTACCGCCTGAAGAGCCATCCGGCCAGCCTGCATTGCTTCGTCGAACTGCCCGAGCCATGGCAGTCGAATGATTTCACGGCACAGGCGCTGATGCAGGGCGTGCGCATTGCCGGCTGCACGTCTTTCGTGCCGGACCACCGGCAGAATCCGGCGCCGTGGGTGCGCGTGTCGCTCGCCCCCTCGCCGAGCCGCGAGGAACTGACCGAAGGCCTGCGCCGCCTGCGCGGCCTGCTCGACCGCCGCCCCGAAGCCCGCCGCGGCGTTGTTTAA
- a CDS encoding L-lactate permease, with protein MFNTLAYLAPILLVGALVLGSRLPLLYAGGAGLLATLLAAALTQQDYWPLVWTEMLQGAWLALLSGAMVLGGLIFHHTLGSSSGSPDTAPRRPHLHAFVLCFIAAPVVESAIGFGVGFAVAIGGLLRLGIAPLRAAVLSLASQMLVPWGALGIGTLIGASLVHLPLQGFGFHSALVIAPSLLVMLAWFWRGLDLSGITGDRRDKFSELVLLLALIGLLIAANHAGIVDAAGLLATAPLLALLHWRDALAGRVAWRLVLPYGLLLGLLLLTRLLPGIASTLQSVLVWRPFPDMPAFPLLHYAGTLLLFAALITLALQGGLARLPAIATQSWRGGRLSIGATLLFLIMARLYAGSGMAAELAMQWNGFAGSLAPLGTPLFSGLAGLLTGSNTASNSLMLPIQVALAEQSGMPVLWLAGLQNTTGSLINSLFPGKLALACAFAGIPGQERAVLRASLGYGGLMLASAMLVALLILLLNA; from the coding sequence TTGTTTAACACGCTTGCCTACCTGGCGCCGATCCTGCTGGTCGGCGCGCTGGTGCTCGGCAGCCGGCTGCCGCTGCTCTATGCCGGCGGCGCCGGATTGCTCGCCACCCTGCTGGCAGCAGCACTGACCCAGCAGGATTACTGGCCGCTGGTCTGGACTGAAATGCTGCAAGGCGCCTGGCTGGCACTGCTTTCCGGCGCCATGGTGCTGGGCGGCCTGATCTTTCATCACACCCTCGGCAGCAGCAGTGGCAGCCCCGATACCGCACCGCGCCGCCCGCATCTGCATGCCTTCGTGCTCTGTTTCATCGCCGCGCCGGTGGTGGAATCCGCCATCGGCTTCGGCGTCGGCTTCGCCGTCGCCATCGGCGGCTTGCTGCGCCTCGGCATCGCGCCGCTGCGTGCCGCGGTCTTGAGTCTGGCCAGCCAGATGCTGGTGCCCTGGGGCGCCCTCGGCATCGGCACGCTGATCGGGGCATCGTTGGTGCATCTGCCGCTGCAAGGCTTTGGCTTTCATTCCGCCCTGGTGATCGCGCCATCGCTGCTGGTAATGCTGGCCTGGTTCTGGCGCGGCCTCGACTTGAGCGGCATCACGGGTGACCGGCGCGACAAGTTCAGTGAACTGGTGCTGCTGCTGGCGCTGATCGGCCTGCTGATCGCCGCCAATCATGCCGGCATTGTCGATGCTGCCGGCCTGCTTGCCACTGCGCCGCTGCTGGCATTGCTGCATTGGCGCGATGCCCTTGCTGGCCGCGTCGCCTGGCGGCTGGTGCTGCCCTATGGCCTGCTGCTGGGGCTGTTGCTGTTAACCCGCCTGCTGCCCGGCATCGCCTCCACCTTGCAGTCCGTGCTGGTCTGGCGTCCCTTTCCGGACATGCCGGCCTTTCCCCTGCTGCATTATGCCGGCACGCTGCTGCTATTCGCCGCACTGATCACCCTGGCCCTGCAAGGTGGCCTCGCCCGCCTGCCGGCCATCGCAACGCAGAGTTGGCGCGGCGGCCGGCTTTCCATCGGTGCCACCCTGCTATTCCTGATCATGGCGCGGCTCTATGCCGGCTCCGGCATGGCAGCCGAGCTCGCAATGCAATGGAATGGCTTTGCCGGCAGCTTGGCGCCGCTCGGCACGCCACTTTTTTCCGGCCTCGCTGGCCTGCTCACCGGCTCGAACACAGCGTCCAACAGCTTGATGCTGCCGATCCAGGTGGCGCTGGCGGAACAGAGCGGCATGCCGGTGCTGTGGCTGGCCGGTTTGCAGAACACCACCGGCAGCCTAATCAACAGCCTGTTCCCCGGCAAGCTGGCGCTGGCCTGCGCCTTCGCTGGCATTCCTGGACAGGAGCGCGCCGTGCTGCGCGCCTCGCTCGGTTATGGCGGGCTGATGCTGGCCAGTGCCATGCTGGTGGCACTGCTGATCCTGCTGTTGAACGCTTAG
- the thiD gene encoding bifunctional hydroxymethylpyrimidine kinase/phosphomethylpyrimidine kinase — MSVNNRNRGRVLIVAGSDSGGGAGIQADIKTVTALGGYAATAITALTAQDTITVHAVHDVPAEFVAQQMRVVLRDIGADAIKTGMLNRPEVIHAIVEVLDELAPDVPLVVDPVMVAKGGARLLQPEAEVALIEQLIPRAAVITPNLPEASALIGRTIADAAAMEPAARDLLALRPRAVLLKGGHLEGDELVDLLLDHHGVQRFTSTKLHTRSTHGTGCTLASAIATGLALGQPLAEAVTDARRYVRRAMETAPGFGQGHGPLNHGHRIV; from the coding sequence ATGAGCGTGAACAACCGCAACCGCGGCCGTGTGCTGATTGTCGCCGGATCGGATTCCGGCGGTGGTGCTGGCATCCAGGCTGATATCAAAACCGTCACGGCTCTTGGTGGCTATGCTGCCACGGCAATCACGGCGCTGACCGCGCAGGACACCATCACGGTACACGCGGTGCATGATGTGCCGGCGGAATTCGTGGCGCAGCAGATGCGCGTGGTGCTGCGCGATATCGGCGCCGACGCGATCAAGACCGGTATGCTGAACCGGCCCGAGGTGATCCATGCCATTGTCGAGGTGCTGGATGAACTGGCACCCGACGTGCCGCTGGTGGTCGACCCGGTGATGGTGGCCAAGGGCGGAGCGCGGCTGTTGCAGCCCGAAGCCGAGGTGGCGCTGATCGAGCAATTGATCCCGCGCGCGGCGGTGATCACACCAAACCTGCCGGAAGCCAGCGCGCTGATCGGCCGCACTATTGCCGATGCGGCGGCAATGGAGCCGGCGGCACGCGACCTGCTGGCGCTGCGCCCGCGCGCCGTGCTGCTGAAAGGCGGCCATCTGGAGGGTGATGAACTGGTGGATCTGCTGCTTGATCACCATGGCGTGCAGCGCTTTACCAGTACAAAACTGCATACCCGCTCGACGCACGGCACCGGCTGCACGCTGGCCTCCGCGATTGCCACCGGCCTGGCGCTCGGCCAGCCGCTGGCCGAGGCTGTGACCGATGCACGCCGCTATGTGCGCCGCGCCATGGAAACCGCGCCCGGCTTCGGCCAGGGCCACGGCCCGCTCAACCATGGGCATCGAATAGTCTAA
- the glmM gene encoding phosphoglucosamine mutase — MSRRFFGTDGIRGLANAEPISAATALKVGMAAGAYFTRGDHRHRVLIGKDTRLSGYMLEPALVAGFTAVGMDVFMVGPMPTPAVAMLTRALRCDLGVMISASHNPYHDNGIKLFGPDGYKLSDAAESEIEAMILGEAQPPLADSARLGRAKRLEDAGGRYVEFAKATLPKGQKLAGLKVVVDCANGAAYKVAPNVLWELEADVIAIGVKPDGFNINKECGSTHPRGLQQAVLEHGADLGLALDGDADRLVMVDERGQVIDGDQLMAIVAESWLAQGKLSRGGLAATVMSNLGLEKFVNGLGLELTRTKVGDRYVLEAMREHGYNLGGEQSGHIILSDFATTGDGLIAGLQVMSALVDSGRKASEFCRRFEPFPQVLKNVRVQGAEPLQLPAVRDAIKAGEARLAGNGRVLIRPSGTEPLIRVMAEGEDERLVSDVVDSIVAALERAA; from the coding sequence ATGTCACGACGCTTTTTCGGCACCGATGGTATCCGCGGCCTGGCCAATGCCGAGCCGATCTCGGCGGCGACGGCGCTGAAAGTCGGCATGGCCGCCGGTGCCTATTTCACCCGTGGCGATCATCGTCACCGGGTGCTGATCGGCAAGGACACCCGGCTTTCCGGCTACATGCTGGAGCCCGCCCTGGTGGCCGGCTTCACTGCCGTGGGCATGGATGTGTTCATGGTCGGGCCGATGCCGACGCCGGCGGTGGCGATGCTGACCCGGGCGCTCCGCTGCGATCTCGGCGTCATGATCTCGGCCTCGCACAATCCCTATCACGACAACGGCATCAAGCTGTTCGGTCCCGATGGCTACAAGCTCTCGGATGCCGCCGAGTCCGAGATCGAGGCGATGATCCTCGGCGAAGCGCAGCCGCCGCTGGCAGACTCCGCCAGGCTCGGCCGCGCCAAGCGCCTGGAAGACGCCGGTGGCCGCTATGTCGAATTCGCCAAGGCCACATTGCCCAAGGGCCAGAAGCTCGCGGGCCTCAAAGTGGTGGTCGATTGCGCCAATGGTGCCGCCTACAAGGTGGCGCCGAATGTGCTGTGGGAACTGGAAGCCGATGTCATCGCCATCGGCGTGAAGCCCGATGGTTTCAACATCAACAAGGAATGCGGCTCCACCCATCCGCGCGGGCTGCAGCAGGCGGTGCTGGAGCATGGTGCCGATCTCGGCCTGGCGCTGGATGGCGATGCCGACCGCCTGGTGATGGTGGACGAGCGCGGCCAGGTGATTGACGGCGACCAGCTCATGGCCATCGTCGCCGAAAGCTGGCTCGCCCAGGGCAAGCTCAGCCGGGGCGGCCTGGCGGCCACGGTGATGTCCAATCTTGGCCTGGAGAAATTCGTCAACGGCCTCGGCCTTGAACTCACCCGCACCAAGGTCGGCGACCGCTATGTGCTCGAAGCGATGCGCGAGCATGGCTACAATCTCGGCGGCGAACAGTCCGGCCATATCATCCTGTCCGACTTCGCCACTACCGGCGATGGCCTGATCGCCGGCCTGCAGGTGATGTCGGCGCTGGTCGACTCGGGCCGTAAGGCTTCCGAATTCTGCCGCCGCTTCGAGCCGTTTCCGCAGGTGCTGAAGAATGTGCGCGTGCAGGGCGCCGAGCCACTGCAGCTTCCCGCCGTGCGTGACGCGATCAAGGCCGGCGAGGCGCGGCTGGCCGGCAATGGCCGCGTGCTGATCCGCCCGTCCGGCACCGAGCCGCTGATCCGCGTGATGGCCGAGGGTGAGGATGAGCGCCTGGTCAGCGATGTGGTCGACAGCATCGTCGCTGCGCTTGAGCGCGCCGCGTGA
- the folP gene encoding dihydropteroate synthase — protein sequence MTDLAPMLGWDWSRPIVMGIVNATDDSFSGDGLGAATDAAIAQARSMVAQGADVIDIGAESTRPGAPAIAPEAEIARLLPILDGLRELGRPISIDTRHAATMRAVLQAGAAIINDISALEDDPAAMDAVAGSNCMVVLMHKQGQPASMQQAPRYDDVVAEVLGYLAHRIAACEAAGIAKARLIVDPGIGFGKTQAHNLALMQALPRFGDLGCPVLLGVSRKSFIGHLTGETVPTMRIPGSVAAALWGAAHGAHILRVHDVDKTVQALRVWQGLEGSV from the coding sequence ATGACGGATCTGGCCCCCATGCTCGGCTGGGATTGGTCGCGGCCCATTGTCATGGGCATCGTCAATGCCACCGACGACAGCTTCTCCGGCGATGGCCTCGGTGCCGCCACGGATGCCGCCATTGCCCAGGCCCGCAGCATGGTGGCGCAGGGCGCGGACGTAATCGATATCGGCGCGGAATCGACCCGCCCTGGCGCCCCGGCGATTGCGCCCGAGGCGGAAATCGCCCGCCTGTTGCCAATCCTCGATGGCCTGCGGGAACTCGGCCGTCCGATCAGTATCGACACCCGCCATGCCGCCACGATGCGTGCTGTGCTTCAGGCCGGCGCCGCCATCATCAACGATATCAGCGCGCTGGAAGACGATCCGGCGGCCATGGATGCTGTTGCCGGCAGCAACTGCATGGTGGTGCTGATGCACAAGCAGGGCCAGCCTGCCAGCATGCAGCAGGCGCCGCGCTATGATGACGTGGTGGCGGAGGTGCTCGGCTATCTGGCGCACCGCATTGCCGCCTGCGAAGCGGCCGGCATTGCCAAGGCCCGCCTGATCGTCGATCCCGGTATAGGTTTCGGCAAGACCCAGGCGCATAACCTGGCCCTGATGCAGGCCCTGCCGCGTTTCGGCGACCTGGGTTGCCCGGTGCTGCTGGGCGTCTCGCGCAAGAGTTTCATTGGCCACCTGACCGGTGAGACGGTGCCGACCATGAGGATTCCCGGCTCGGTCGCTGCCGCGCTCTGGGGGGCTGCCCATGGCGCCCATATCCTGCGGGTGCATGATGTAGACAAGACCGTTCAGGCGCTGCGGGTTTGGCAGGGTCTGGAGGGTAGCGTATAA
- a CDS encoding Dps family protein: MEIDIGIAEKDRKKIADGLSRLLADTYTLYLKTHNYHWNVTGPMFQTLHLMFETHYNELALAVDAIAERIRALGFPAPGTYAKFVKLSSIKEVESIPSATDMIKDLVKGHEAVARTARAVFPAAEKASDEPTADLLTQRLQVHEKTAWMLRSLLEK; the protein is encoded by the coding sequence ATGGAAATCGATATTGGCATTGCCGAAAAGGACCGGAAGAAGATCGCGGATGGCCTGTCGCGCCTGCTCGCCGACACCTACACGCTCTACCTCAAGACCCATAACTACCATTGGAACGTCACCGGCCCGATGTTCCAGACCCTGCATCTGATGTTCGAGACCCATTACAACGAACTTGCCCTGGCGGTGGATGCCATTGCCGAGCGTATCCGTGCCCTGGGCTTCCCGGCGCCGGGCACCTACGCCAAGTTCGTGAAGCTCTCCAGCATCAAGGAAGTGGAATCGATCCCGTCCGCCACCGACATGATCAAGGATCTGGTGAAGGGTCACGAGGCCGTGGCGCGCACCGCCCGGGCCGTGTTCCCTGCGGCCGAGAAGGCCAGCGACGAGCCGACCGCCGACCTGCTGACCCAGCGCCTGCAGGTGCATGAAAAGACCGCGTGGATGCTGCGTTCGCTGCTGGAGAAGTAA
- the msrP gene encoding protein-methionine-sulfoxide reductase catalytic subunit MsrP produces MLIKRKRGWEIKESEITPERYFLDRRSAIFGLAGAAAVAATGGIGRTALAQAKNAPQTSGLVAPELYPAKRNEAYQAGRELTEEKVATNYNNFYEFGTNKYIADSAQKLTIKPWRIQIDGMVEKPIEIDAEELIRKMPVEERIYRFRCVEAWAMTVPWSGFQLSELVKFAKPAGDPKYLRMQTFVRSDEARGQRQDWYPWPYTEGLSMAEAMNEMAFMVTGAYGKPLPKQMGAPIRLATPWKYGFKSVKSIVRFSFTNERPRTFWEGLAPDEYGFWANVNPAVAHPRWSQATEEIIGTGKRIPSVIYNGYGEQVAALYKDIEGGTGRKLFM; encoded by the coding sequence ATGCTGATCAAACGCAAGCGCGGCTGGGAGATCAAGGAAAGCGAGATCACGCCGGAGCGGTATTTCCTCGACCGGCGCTCGGCGATTTTCGGCCTGGCCGGTGCCGCCGCCGTGGCCGCCACTGGCGGGATTGGGCGTACAGCCCTGGCACAGGCCAAGAATGCTCCCCAAACGTCTGGCCTGGTGGCGCCGGAACTCTACCCGGCCAAGCGCAACGAGGCCTATCAGGCCGGCCGCGAGTTGACCGAAGAAAAGGTCGCAACCAACTACAACAACTTCTACGAATTCGGCACCAACAAATACATCGCGGACTCGGCCCAGAAGCTGACCATCAAGCCCTGGCGCATCCAGATCGACGGCATGGTGGAAAAGCCGATTGAGATCGATGCCGAGGAGCTGATCCGCAAGATGCCGGTCGAAGAACGCATCTACCGCTTCCGCTGCGTTGAAGCCTGGGCGATGACGGTGCCATGGAGCGGCTTCCAGCTCAGCGAGCTGGTGAAATTCGCCAAGCCGGCGGGCGATCCGAAATACCTGCGCATGCAAACCTTCGTGCGCAGCGACGAGGCCCGCGGCCAGCGCCAGGACTGGTATCCCTGGCCCTATACCGAAGGCCTCAGCATGGCGGAAGCAATGAACGAGATGGCCTTCATGGTCACCGGCGCCTATGGCAAGCCGCTGCCAAAGCAGATGGGCGCACCGATCCGGCTCGCCACACCGTGGAAATACGGCTTCAAGTCGGTGAAATCCATCGTGCGCTTTTCCTTCACCAACGAACGCCCGCGCACCTTCTGGGAAGGCCTGGCGCCGGATGAATACGGCTTCTGGGCCAATGTGAATCCGGCGGTGGCGCATCCGCGCTGGAGCCAGGCGACGGAAGAGATTATCGGCACCGGCAAGCGCATCCCAAGCGTGATCTATAATGGCTATGGCGAGCAGGTGGCTGCGCTCTACAAGGATATCGAGGGCGGCACCGGCCGGAAGCTGTTCATGTAG
- a CDS encoding HAD family hydrolase, with amino-acid sequence MATPKLVIFDLDGTLVDSEPLANRVFYEKLVTLGLDASINQARVTEDFTGLNLQSCFKHAREHYGLEIPEGFRDALQEATYARMRAELQPIPGVPAMLEALALPRCVASSSDLEKIALSLELTGLRPHFGAHIFSAEQVARGKPEPDVFLHAAARMGALPGDCLVVEDSLPGATAGIRAGMRVLAFRPEPSGADQAFTALGCELLRDMGALLGQLN; translated from the coding sequence ATGGCTACGCCTAAGTTGGTTATCTTCGATCTCGACGGCACGCTGGTGGATTCCGAGCCGCTGGCCAACCGCGTCTTCTATGAAAAGCTGGTGACGCTGGGTCTCGATGCCAGCATCAATCAAGCACGGGTGACGGAAGACTTCACCGGCCTCAACCTGCAGAGCTGCTTCAAGCATGCGCGCGAGCATTATGGCCTGGAAATCCCCGAGGGTTTCCGGGACGCGCTGCAGGAAGCCACCTATGCCCGCATGCGCGCCGAATTGCAGCCGATCCCAGGCGTGCCGGCAATGCTGGAAGCCCTCGCCCTGCCGCGCTGCGTCGCGTCCTCCTCAGACCTTGAGAAAATCGCGCTGAGCCTGGAACTGACCGGGCTGCGGCCGCATTTCGGCGCGCATATCTTCAGTGCGGAACAGGTGGCGCGCGGCAAGCCGGAACCCGATGTGTTTCTGCATGCGGCGGCGCGGATGGGCGCATTGCCGGGTGATTGCCTGGTGGTGGAAGACAGCCTGCCCGGCGCCACGGCCGGTATTCGCGCCGGCATGCGGGTGCTGGCATTCCGCCCGGAACCCTCTGGCGCCGACCAGGCCTTCACTGCCCTGGGCTGCGAATTGCTGCGCGACATGGGCGCGCTACTGGGGCAGCTGAACTGA
- a CDS encoding PAS domain-containing sensor histidine kinase codes for MRSQPDQVIPRLNELLVRVRRPFDMVAQGLVAFLVTQLLRDHVDALWRYSYFVGIALVLALQFLLHARFRLDPRRREFERAVNWRRLFGAAYCLNGLLLGAILAATLIAPRTEETMLALLCIMGMVVSGTLTVAAHLPLSGLIGVPAILPSILLMAWRGDRASLILALVGVVLLALLAAFAWRLNRYFSRGALLVGRLRATLRERDRASEAAQETESRLRSILDTAPFPIVVVRRRDGGFLYSNRPAAELFGIAVGVEAIRSRLDPAHHARIFDGSDANQEFQLITARGMVIWATMAAVPMRYAEEESALVVVNDITARRTSEVKLREVEQRLLDAVSAIPDGVALFGPDQKLLICNHAYAGIIGLAPDAARGLSHIDVCAASVRARPLPAEAGVQTDYAAWTAERIRIFDAARGEPHIFYDTRDRCWLQIRDFRLSDGGTASLITDISELKRRERDLHAANESLGKQAEELAARTETLETARRTAIKALQEAEFANRAKSQFLAHMSHELRTPLNAIIGFSEIMALQLLGSSGVPQYDRYAGDILAAGRHLLAVIDDILDLSKVEAGKMKLHLAEVPWSRLKADCLTLVRPLAADRLVQLVGPTDFDGLPITADERLAKQMLVNLLTNAVKYTPSGGRVTFYPEIREDGGVSLVVEDTGVGMSPADIGKALEPFGQVDSALVSQMRGTGLGLPLVKSLIELHKGQLEIDSERGRGTCVKLHFPVEPAGPVERLTP; via the coding sequence ATGCGATCACAACCGGACCAGGTTATTCCGCGCCTGAACGAGCTGCTGGTGCGGGTGCGCCGGCCGTTCGACATGGTGGCGCAGGGCCTTGTCGCCTTCCTGGTCACGCAGTTGCTGCGCGATCATGTCGACGCTCTGTGGCGCTATAGCTATTTCGTCGGCATCGCGCTGGTGCTGGCGCTGCAATTCCTGCTGCATGCCCGTTTTCGCCTTGATCCCCGCCGCCGCGAGTTCGAACGTGCGGTCAACTGGCGGCGACTGTTCGGCGCGGCTTATTGCCTCAATGGCCTGCTGCTCGGCGCCATCCTGGCCGCCACGCTGATTGCACCGCGCACCGAAGAGACCATGCTGGCCTTGCTTTGCATCATGGGCATGGTGGTGTCGGGTACACTGACCGTGGCGGCACATCTGCCGCTGTCCGGCCTGATCGGGGTGCCGGCGATTTTGCCGTCAATCCTGTTGATGGCGTGGCGTGGCGACCGTGCCAGCCTGATCCTGGCCTTGGTGGGTGTGGTGCTGTTGGCGTTGCTGGCTGCTTTCGCCTGGCGGCTCAATCGCTATTTTTCGCGCGGCGCCCTGTTGGTCGGCCGGCTGCGCGCGACACTCCGCGAGCGCGATCGCGCCAGCGAGGCGGCGCAGGAAACCGAAAGCCGCCTGCGTTCGATCCTGGATACCGCGCCGTTCCCCATCGTGGTGGTGCGGCGCCGTGATGGCGGTTTCCTCTATTCCAATCGCCCAGCAGCGGAATTGTTCGGTATCGCCGTCGGTGTGGAAGCGATCCGCTCCAGGCTCGACCCGGCGCATCATGCCCGCATTTTCGACGGCAGTGATGCGAATCAGGAATTCCAGCTGATCACTGCGCGCGGCATGGTGATCTGGGCCACCATGGCGGCGGTGCCGATGCGCTATGCGGAAGAGGAATCGGCGCTGGTCGTGGTGAACGACATCACCGCGCGGCGCACCTCGGAAGTGAAGCTGCGGGAAGTGGAACAGCGCCTGCTCGATGCCGTCAGCGCCATCCCCGATGGCGTGGCGCTGTTCGGCCCGGATCAGAAGCTGCTGATCTGCAACCATGCCTATGCCGGCATTATCGGCTTGGCGCCGGATGCGGCCCGTGGCCTGAGCCATATCGATGTCTGCGCCGCATCGGTGCGGGCCCGGCCGCTGCCTGCCGAGGCCGGGGTGCAGACCGACTATGCTGCCTGGACCGCCGAGCGCATCCGTATCTTCGATGCGGCGCGCGGGGAGCCGCATATCTTCTACGACACCCGCGACCGCTGCTGGCTGCAGATCCGCGATTTCCGCCTGAGCGATGGCGGCACTGCCTCGCTGATCACCGACATCAGCGAGCTGAAGCGGCGCGAGCGCGACCTGCATGCTGCCAATGAGAGCCTGGGAAAACAGGCGGAGGAACTCGCGGCCCGCACCGAGACGCTGGAGACAGCGCGGCGTACCGCGATCAAGGCGTTGCAGGAGGCGGAATTCGCCAACCGTGCCAAGAGCCAGTTCCTGGCGCATATGAGCCACGAATTGCGCACCCCGCTGAATGCCATCATCGGCTTCTCGGAAATCATGGCGCTGCAATTGCTCGGCAGTTCCGGCGTGCCGCAATACGACCGCTATGCCGGCGATATCCTGGCTGCCGGCCGGCATTTGCTGGCGGTGATCGACGATATCCTTGACCTGTCCAAGGTCGAGGCCGGCAAGATGAAGCTGCATCTTGCCGAAGTGCCCTGGAGCCGACTCAAGGCCGATTGCCTCACTCTGGTGCGGCCGCTGGCTGCTGATCGCCTGGTGCAGCTTGTCGGGCCGACCGATTTCGATGGTCTGCCAATCACCGCCGATGAACGCCTGGCCAAGCAGATGCTGGTGAACCTGCTGACCAACGCGGTGAAATACACGCCATCCGGCGGGCGTGTGACCTTTTATCCCGAAATCCGCGAGGATGGGGGTGTCAGCCTCGTGGTCGAGGATACTGGCGTCGGTATGAGCCCGGCGGATATCGGCAAAGCACTGGAGCCGTTTGGCCAGGTGGACAGCGCGCTGGTTTCCCAGATGCGCGGCACTGGCCTTGGCCTGCCGCTGGTTAAGAGCTTGATCGAATTGCACAAAGGCCAGTTGGAGATCGACTCCGAGCGCGGCCGCGGCACTTGTGTGAAACTACATTTTCCGGTTGAACCGGCAGGGCCTGTCGAGCGACTGACTCCCTGA